The following nucleotide sequence is from Trifolium pratense cultivar HEN17-A07 linkage group LG2, ARS_RC_1.1, whole genome shotgun sequence.
tcaagcaattgtcccTATCGGTGTcctcttttctattaaaaaaaattatgaatttttcttcatagtaatgcatgaatggatatacattctgctttgatgacccttagtccctaaattcaattctgcaaTTGCAATTAAAAGtcattttgcattatgaacttaatgacccttgtccctattgtttcataagttttatAATGGATGGATCCCTCAATGAACTTTgtggaaaatgcattatgaattctttattcataatgtaaaagttggatggtggctttcaaagcaaagtaattttaatatgaaatttattcaaaatatggATGGATAGACTTTGTTCCATGATTCTTGTAAGGGTGGCCCAAAAATGctggatgatgccttaatgtgAAAGCTGGTTGttgaccctagtccctaaatgctattatctattgtgctttgatggatccttagtccctaaatgcaattttgcaacAGCATTAATGATGAAATGTCAGAGTTGATATCACCAACAGCATGTTTAGTTTGAAGTAGGATGTGACCATTTAAGTTTTTAGAAGGAAGAATGTGGAAGGGAGAGTGGGAAAATGGCCAAATGAAATGTATTTTGACAAAGTGATTGTCTTATATTTGATAAGATTGAATAGTGAAAGAGAATGCTTGTGGATATCTCAAGGATTTACAATGTAGTGAACCCAATTGTCGACTTGTCATATCGTATCATCTCATTCACTCTTGTTCTCCAATCATAGTTTGGCTTGCCAGGCCAATGTTCTTGGTGTTAGCAGAATCATAATTTTAATGTGATGCTTCTTTTGTTTTCTCCTTTTTAAATTTGCGATTTTTAGTTTTAAGATCAGTCATAGTGTCTAcatattgacttttttttatacttattaTGTTATTGTATTTTGGTTTTACAGGTTCTGATGAAGGAGTGTATGCTTGGGTTGTTGCTAATTATGCACTGGGAACTCTGGGAGGTGATCCTTCAGAGACAACTGGGATTATCGAGCTTGGTGGTGCTTCTGCTCAGGTAAGACCTCTTTTTCCTGCTTTATTGTTGttcaaaaatttcattttggtTAGGTCCATAATATTTTAATACATAATTGTTCAAGGTTTGACCCCAATCGCTTAATAAATCCTATGTTTTAGAGAAGGATCCACTTAATGGGGAGCATAACAAATGGATTTCTACCTTACTCTTAGTTTAGGTGACCATTGTATCAAGAGAACCGCTGCTGCCTTTGTATTCTGATGCTTAGGTCACCTTCGTATTCTGCAAAATGAATAACAATCAGAATAGAAAGCATCAAACAATGTGATTCTGCCTTTGTATTTTAGGTCACCGGTTCTCTTGTGCTTTCTGTTCTGATTGTTATTCATTTTGCAGAATGTTGCTCATGACTCATGGAGAGAAGCAATTATATCAGGAGATTTAAACTTGGTTTTCATTGTACACTACTGACAACACAAGAAGAGTTGAGTAAATAACTAAGGTAAAATTCTGGAATGTCACTTCCAATGCAACAGGTTACATGGAAAATACTCATCAGACcatattttcatctttttttgtCTTCCTGTTTTATACTTTTTCTACCATACAGAATTCtttattgaagaaaacatgGATGAGTTGTATTACCACCCACTAGTTGATCCTTCAGATTTTTTTTACCTTACGAGTTGCTGATTTGTAAAATGTGAACTTATTGCTTTTAGAAATTCTTGAGCTTTTAACTCGAGCTTCAAGAACTGTAATTCAATCTGTGTAACTCGTCAATTTTCATGTGAATATGCTGCTATACCACAAGCCAACTCAATATAATAGGTACTTTAATGTGATTTCTTGATATTGCAGGGAAAACAGAATATGTATACACTCGTATAAAAGAGTCTTCAAGACATGCTTTGGAGGTTTCTATTCTTTATTTTTGAAATCTAGCCATTTTAAGCTTGTTTTTATGTTCCTGGTAGtgttattttagaaaaaataagtaCCATATTCTGGTGTGGTATTTGTTTCTTAAAGGTAATTTTTTTCTACTCTTGTCAGGTTTTATCTGAAGATTTGCCTGCTACTATTGCTAAAATTTCATTTCCAAAGACAATGCGTTGGAATTCACAGGTATGCTAGCATGTTATGAACCAACTCTCTCAAAAGTTTTAGTGAAAACACATGAATGGTTTTTATAACGTGCTCCCTTAAGTAACAAAACACATGGATACTAGACATAGTTCTgaaatttactttatttttttaatttagaagaATGAGAGCAACAACGTTTTTAACATGTTTTCATACTTTTAATATATAGGTGATGTTGTGGTCTCATTTATTTTTGCTAGTGTAACGAGGTAATTTACTTTTGGGATACTTGCTTTACTTTGCTGTCCCCTTAAAGTATGTATTATTCGTAACTTTTTCTGTAGCAATATGCCTATGTAGAACTGTTTCCTTGTCTCTTGAGATGATTTTGAAAGCTGAAAGCCTTCCGGAAAATAGCATTTGTTTTCTCTTCTTCAACGGGTCTAATTCTATGAAATGCTTGAACTGTGATAATACCTGGATTGTCCATATTAAACCAAATTTAATaacatttgatttgatattatGCAGTGGAAATTCGTCTTGTGGCCTTCGTAATACTACTTCAGCTGTTGTCCAGGTGCATGCCTATATGATTTTAATCAATTGATTGtatgcttttaatttaattttagttggcTACTTGGCTACATGGATTAATTGATGAAATTCACTATTAAAAATTACTCCATAACACTAATGGGTGTGTAATCGTGTAAGCATTAGCAATTCTTACATTACATCCGGTATCAACCAGTCCAATCTCGTATTCGTGTGCCTGTGTAATAGCTGCCATATTCTTTGTTTTATTCTCTACTgtgttctttcttttttctttctttcttaagGAGCATCTCTTCCTCTCCTAACTATTTGTAATCATCTTTGGTTTTCCTTAATGAATTTTTTCTTGAATATAAAAAACTGCATACTGAATTTGCAGATAGAAAACGCTGAATCTTATCCAGCTGCAATGAGAAAGGCTGGAGTCAATGTTGTAGTTGAGGTATGCGTAGATAAGTTTGTCAATATAACAGTTTACAATTcttagatttttaaaatatgactaGATTGGTACTTTTGGCAGGACCGTAAGAAAAAAATTGTCGAGCAATCTAATACATTAGCCGAAAGTGTAAATGGCCAAATTCTGATTCCGAAAGGTTTGCTTGACAAGGTGTGTTTTGGATGTTACCTTTGCTCAATATTATTGCATATTTGCTCTTCTTACAATTTTCATTTGCATTTGATTTTAGGTTATAAATCTTGTTGAGGCACCTATTCCAGTGCTTGGAAAGTTTAAAGAAACCTTCTTAGATCTTCCAAAGGATCTTTTGACTATGGTGAGCACTTCAGTTTAAAGTGTGCCTTTCCATGTTGATTATTATACTAGTACTTCCCAGAGACTACGCGCAGAGGCAAAACAGAGAGAGGCTTGCGCTTTTGTACATGTAATTGGTGCTAAACCTATTAAGAACAGCAGTTATTTGACCGTAGGAAAGCTTTGGATTTCCAAATTTATCCAAGAGTAACTCATGAATGGTTGCCAAGCTAAAGGCCATACATAGACTCAACTAAGTTCATGATGTTTTGACTctaataaaaaatgtcaaaatgcCTCTGACTGAAAATATCACAATTAACACTAATATAATAGTTAAACCAAACTAGTGAGGTTTTTGGATCTATCAACTTAATTTATTGTGGATTATACTGCTTGAATCATTATCATTATAAACTGGcaaaatttgaagaatattgAAAATAGAAGCTCACCATTGTACTCCTGCAGGTTATGCGAAAGCACCAGAAATATTTTGCTATATGTGATACTAATGGACAATTGCTGCCCTACTTTATTGCTGTAAGTTCTTTCCAATTATTTAATGCCCTATAATATCTAcatgttttcttttttacttgTTATTTGTTGAATGAAATGGTTTTTTCTTCTAGGTTGCAAATGGAGCAATTGATGAAGCTACAGTGAGGAAAGGAAATGAAGCTGTGCTCAGGTATTCTTAAGTTCTGATCATGTttacatataatataa
It contains:
- the LOC123905033 gene encoding glycine--tRNA ligase, chloroplastic/mitochondrial 2-like translates to MLWRFYLKICLLLLLKFHFQRQCVGIHSGNSSCGLRNTTSAVVQIENAESYPAAMRKAGVNVVVEDRKKKIVEQSNTLAESVNGQILIPKGLLDKVINLVEAPIPVLGKFKETFLDLPKDLLTMVMRKHQKYFAICDTNGQLLPYFIAVANGAIDEATVRKGNEAVLRARYEDAKFFYELDTHKMFSEFRKQQENMLFHVSCILKF